A window of Akkermansia muciniphila contains these coding sequences:
- the nifJ gene encoding pyruvate:ferredoxin (flavodoxin) oxidoreductase encodes MSDQTTVTYSTIDANEAVASVAYRFSEVIAIYPITPSSPMGESAESWSAVNRKNLWGTVPSVVEMQSEGGAAGAVHGALQTGAMATTFTASQGLLLMIPNMFKIAGELTPAVFHVAARSLAYQGLSIFGDHSDVMSARSCGWAMLCGSSTQEAADFAAISHAATLESRVPFMNFFDGFRTSHEIGKIADITDDTLNGMIKQEWVDSFRERALTPDAPVLRGTAQNPDVYFQGRETVNQFYEATPAIVQKAMDRFADLTGRSYHLVDYSGAPDAERVIILMGSGAEAVEETVEAMIARENAKVGVLKVRLFRPFPAAELIKALPSTVRKIAVLDRTKEPGSQGEPLHQDVIQALFDAQGSGTLSFTNGMPKVVGGRYGLSSKEFTPAMVKGIYDSLEQDAPKNHFTIGINDDVLGTSIPYDEDYSTEADDVTRAMFFGLGSDGTVGANKDAIKIIGQHTDLYVQGYFVYDSKKAGSSTISHLRFGPRPIKSTYLITKANFLALHQPTLLNLFDFLKNAANGATFLMNSPHPADKLWDTLPARMQQQILDKNLKLYTIDAFSVARKTGMGGRINMIMQTCFFKLAGVIPADEAIGYIKKAIAKTYAKKGQEVVDKNIAAVDATLENLHQVDTTGKTITGHAIPPVMSADAPDYVQNVLGKMMCGEGDSIPVSQMPVDGTFPNGTSQYEKRNLALDLPEWDPAICIQCGKCTAVCPHAAIRSKFFAPDALSSAPASFESLDAKHPDWKGEKFVIQVSPNDCTGCTLCSDVCPAKSKTDPTHKALTMVPAEKIHDKEEANWDFFMSLPDVDRTKVKTDNIRSMQVLRPLFEFSGACAGCGETPYVKMLSQLFGNRLVVANATGCSSIYGGNLPTTPWSHDAEGRGPAWSNSLFEDNAEFGLGFRVSLDKQMEHAIELLRDAAGIVGQELVDQILTNPQKDEADIEQQRENVAELKKRITGKPECARLLTMADKLVRKSVWILGGDGWAYDIGYGGLDHILASGKNVKVLVMDTEVYSNTGGQCSKSTPRAAVAKFATTGKPGVKKDLGLMAMTYGNVYVASVALGAKDEHTLKAFVEAEAYDGPAIIIAYSHCISHGINMAKGLQQQKAWVDTGRILLYRYNPDLALQGKSPLIVEGKGPKGDLRDVLLSENRFKLLAKTNKEGFEKLLEEAQKDVWHRWNLYQSIANMGADKPAE; translated from the coding sequence ATGAGTGATCAGACAACCGTAACTTACAGCACGATTGACGCTAACGAAGCCGTAGCCTCCGTAGCCTATCGTTTTTCTGAAGTCATTGCCATTTACCCCATTACACCGTCCTCTCCCATGGGTGAATCAGCTGAAAGCTGGTCCGCTGTGAACCGGAAGAACCTGTGGGGCACCGTTCCTTCCGTGGTGGAAATGCAGAGTGAAGGCGGCGCCGCAGGCGCAGTCCACGGCGCTCTCCAGACCGGAGCCATGGCAACCACCTTCACCGCATCCCAGGGCCTCCTGCTGATGATCCCGAACATGTTCAAGATCGCAGGGGAACTGACTCCGGCCGTGTTCCATGTGGCCGCCCGCTCCCTGGCCTACCAGGGCCTCTCCATTTTCGGCGACCACAGCGACGTGATGAGCGCCCGCTCCTGCGGCTGGGCCATGCTGTGCGGCTCCTCCACGCAGGAGGCCGCGGACTTTGCCGCCATTTCCCATGCCGCTACGCTGGAATCCCGCGTTCCGTTCATGAACTTCTTTGACGGCTTCCGCACGTCCCATGAAATCGGCAAGATTGCAGACATCACGGACGATACGCTGAACGGCATGATCAAGCAGGAATGGGTGGACTCCTTCCGCGAACGCGCCCTGACGCCTGACGCTCCCGTGCTGCGCGGCACCGCCCAGAACCCGGACGTTTACTTCCAGGGCCGTGAAACGGTCAACCAGTTCTATGAAGCCACCCCCGCCATCGTGCAGAAGGCCATGGACAGGTTTGCGGACCTCACGGGCCGTTCCTACCATCTGGTGGACTACTCCGGCGCCCCGGACGCTGAACGCGTGATCATCCTGATGGGTTCCGGCGCTGAAGCCGTGGAAGAAACGGTGGAAGCCATGATTGCCCGTGAAAACGCCAAGGTGGGCGTGCTCAAGGTGCGCCTGTTCCGCCCCTTCCCCGCCGCGGAACTGATCAAGGCCCTTCCCTCCACGGTCAGGAAGATCGCCGTGCTGGACCGCACCAAGGAACCCGGCTCCCAGGGTGAACCGCTCCATCAGGACGTCATCCAGGCCCTCTTTGACGCCCAGGGCTCCGGCACGCTTTCCTTCACCAACGGCATGCCCAAGGTGGTAGGCGGCCGCTACGGCCTCTCCTCCAAGGAATTCACTCCCGCCATGGTCAAGGGCATCTATGACAGCCTGGAACAGGACGCTCCCAAGAATCACTTCACCATCGGCATCAACGACGACGTGCTGGGCACCAGCATCCCGTACGATGAAGATTATTCCACGGAAGCGGACGACGTGACGCGCGCCATGTTCTTCGGCCTCGGTTCCGACGGCACCGTGGGCGCCAACAAGGACGCCATCAAGATCATCGGCCAGCACACGGACCTGTATGTGCAGGGCTACTTCGTGTACGACTCCAAGAAGGCCGGTTCCTCCACCATCTCCCACCTGCGCTTCGGCCCGCGCCCGATCAAGTCCACGTACCTGATCACCAAGGCCAACTTCCTGGCGCTGCACCAGCCCACGCTGCTGAACCTGTTTGACTTCCTGAAGAACGCCGCCAACGGCGCCACCTTCCTGATGAACAGCCCGCACCCCGCGGACAAGCTGTGGGACACGCTGCCCGCACGCATGCAGCAGCAGATTCTGGACAAGAACCTCAAGCTTTATACGATTGACGCCTTCTCCGTGGCCCGCAAGACGGGCATGGGCGGCCGCATCAACATGATCATGCAGACCTGCTTCTTCAAGCTGGCCGGCGTGATTCCCGCTGACGAAGCCATCGGCTACATCAAGAAGGCCATTGCCAAGACCTACGCCAAGAAGGGCCAGGAAGTGGTGGACAAGAACATCGCCGCCGTGGACGCCACGCTGGAAAACCTCCACCAGGTGGACACCACCGGCAAGACCATCACCGGCCATGCCATTCCGCCCGTCATGTCCGCTGACGCTCCGGATTACGTCCAGAACGTCCTCGGCAAGATGATGTGCGGTGAAGGGGACAGCATCCCCGTCAGCCAGATGCCTGTGGACGGCACGTTCCCGAACGGCACTTCCCAGTATGAAAAGCGCAACCTGGCGCTGGACCTGCCGGAATGGGATCCCGCCATCTGCATCCAGTGCGGCAAGTGCACGGCCGTTTGCCCGCACGCCGCCATCCGCAGCAAATTCTTTGCCCCGGACGCCCTCTCCAGCGCGCCCGCAAGCTTTGAGTCCCTGGATGCCAAGCATCCGGACTGGAAGGGTGAAAAATTCGTTATCCAGGTCTCCCCGAACGACTGCACGGGCTGCACGCTCTGCTCCGACGTCTGCCCGGCCAAGAGCAAGACGGACCCGACCCACAAGGCCCTGACCATGGTTCCCGCCGAGAAGATTCATGACAAGGAGGAAGCCAACTGGGACTTCTTTATGAGCCTTCCGGACGTGGACCGCACCAAGGTGAAGACGGACAACATCCGTTCCATGCAGGTGCTGCGCCCGCTGTTCGAATTCTCCGGCGCCTGCGCCGGCTGCGGTGAAACCCCGTACGTGAAGATGCTCTCCCAGCTCTTCGGCAACCGCCTGGTGGTCGCCAACGCCACGGGCTGCTCCTCCATCTACGGCGGCAACCTGCCCACCACCCCGTGGTCCCATGATGCGGAAGGACGCGGACCGGCCTGGTCCAACTCCCTCTTTGAAGACAACGCCGAATTCGGCCTTGGCTTCCGCGTCTCCCTGGACAAGCAGATGGAACACGCCATCGAACTTCTCCGCGATGCCGCCGGAATCGTGGGCCAGGAGCTGGTTGACCAGATCCTGACCAACCCGCAGAAGGATGAAGCGGACATTGAGCAGCAGCGTGAAAACGTTGCCGAACTCAAGAAGAGAATCACCGGCAAGCCGGAGTGCGCACGCCTCCTGACCATGGCGGACAAGCTCGTCCGCAAGAGCGTCTGGATTCTTGGCGGCGACGGCTGGGCCTACGACATCGGCTACGGCGGCCTGGACCACATCCTTGCCAGCGGCAAGAACGTGAAGGTGCTGGTCATGGATACGGAAGTGTACTCCAACACCGGCGGCCAGTGCTCCAAGTCCACCCCGCGCGCTGCCGTGGCCAAGTTCGCCACAACCGGCAAGCCCGGCGTGAAGAAGGACCTGGGCCTCATGGCTATGACCTACGGCAATGTGTACGTGGCCTCCGTCGCCCTCGGCGCGAAGGACGAGCACACGCTGAAGGCCTTCGTGGAAGCGGAAGCTTATGACGGTCCCGCCATTATCATCGCCTACTCCCACTGCATTTCCCACGGCATCAACATGGCCAAGGGTCTGCAGCAGCAGAAGGCATGGGTGGATACCGGCCGCATCCTGCTCTACCGCTACAATCCGGATCTGGCCCTCCAGGGCAAGAGCCCGCTGATCGTGGAAGGCAAGGGACCGAAGGGCGACCTGCGCGACGTGCTGCTCAGCGAAAACCGCTTCAAGCTTCTGGCCAAGACCAACAAGGAAGGCTTTGAAAAACTCCTTGAAGAAGCCCAGAAGGACGTCTGGCACCGCTGGAACCTGTACCAGAGCATTGCCAACATGGGCGCCGACAAGCCCGCGGAATAA
- a CDS encoding glycoside hydrolase domain-containing protein produces MRRLFFPLCSVIALTSFVQAQSPDRHPLYEPALVSAGAPGDAGNLFAGAKVTASGHYGNDRPELAVDGQANNAGKYWGCEGIPVWLQIDMGKPRALSALHVWPYWEGGRIYKYKIEGSEDGKNWKMLADQSSNSIAATSEGVPFKFNPRTVRYVKITFLGNNAGNDKGGHLVEIKGYGPDAALNLQAAAVKDYDRIPYSGAPRQEMLQDSVRLSGWRGERAAGQIAVWSSQAQPQLSATCAGVKNAAGQVIPVRTSMIRYTKGGNRLISDIIGSENSCDLQAGGVRPVWVEVNIPPSAKPGVYKGKIVVSAESGSPVSVPVVLEVAPESLPAPANWQVHLDLWQHPQAVARWHDVEPWSPEHFALMKPVMKRLADAGQKAITCSLIDEAWNAQTYDWFPPMIEWIKGKNGTMRWNYANFDKWVSFMINEVGVKGQISCYTMIPWNMKVRYLDEATGKYKFLDLKPNDPSYEAIWGPFLADFRKHVKSKGWLDKTCIGLDERPDAMVKAAKNVLDKYAPEFKIVSAVNRPTALTRDVYDVSPVIDHADTVTGDLLAQRKKEGKKTTFYVCVHPKKPNTFTVSPLAEAEWLPLFAAANHLDGFLRWAYNSWNRNPFEKTDFGNWPAGDCYLVYPGNLSSLRFEKLRDGLEEFEKVNILRARAAKNPKAKAAVGRMDEELSKLFTVERSRGDSHEDDVRKAREIIRKTTEATR; encoded by the coding sequence TGTCCAGGCCCAGTCGCCGGACAGGCACCCTCTGTACGAACCCGCCCTGGTTTCCGCCGGAGCGCCGGGTGATGCGGGCAACCTGTTTGCCGGGGCCAAAGTAACCGCTTCCGGGCACTACGGCAACGACCGTCCGGAACTGGCCGTGGACGGCCAGGCGAACAACGCAGGCAAATACTGGGGCTGTGAGGGCATTCCCGTCTGGCTTCAAATAGACATGGGAAAGCCCCGAGCGCTTTCCGCCCTGCATGTCTGGCCGTATTGGGAGGGGGGACGCATTTACAAGTATAAAATAGAAGGCTCGGAAGACGGCAAAAATTGGAAAATGCTGGCGGACCAGTCTTCCAACAGCATTGCCGCCACCTCGGAAGGCGTTCCCTTCAAATTCAATCCCCGGACGGTCCGGTACGTCAAGATCACCTTCCTGGGCAACAACGCCGGCAATGACAAGGGAGGGCACCTGGTGGAGATCAAGGGCTACGGGCCCGATGCCGCCCTGAACCTGCAAGCCGCAGCGGTGAAGGATTATGACCGCATCCCTTACAGCGGCGCTCCCCGGCAGGAAATGCTTCAGGATTCCGTGCGCCTGTCCGGCTGGAGGGGTGAACGCGCCGCCGGACAGATTGCCGTCTGGTCTTCCCAGGCGCAGCCCCAGTTGTCCGCTACCTGCGCCGGGGTAAAAAACGCTGCCGGACAGGTTATTCCCGTCCGGACCTCCATGATACGCTACACCAAGGGGGGCAACAGGCTCATTTCAGATATCATCGGCAGTGAAAACAGCTGCGACCTGCAGGCGGGGGGCGTGCGCCCCGTCTGGGTGGAAGTCAACATTCCCCCGTCCGCCAAACCCGGCGTGTACAAGGGGAAAATAGTGGTTTCCGCTGAAAGCGGCTCTCCCGTGAGCGTTCCCGTAGTTCTGGAAGTGGCTCCGGAATCTCTGCCTGCGCCCGCCAATTGGCAGGTTCACCTGGACCTTTGGCAGCATCCGCAGGCTGTGGCGCGCTGGCATGATGTGGAACCGTGGTCCCCGGAACATTTCGCGCTGATGAAGCCGGTGATGAAGAGGCTGGCGGATGCCGGGCAAAAGGCCATTACCTGCTCCCTGATTGATGAAGCCTGGAACGCCCAGACCTACGACTGGTTCCCCCCCATGATCGAATGGATCAAGGGCAAAAACGGAACCATGCGCTGGAACTACGCCAACTTTGACAAATGGGTTTCCTTCATGATTAATGAGGTGGGCGTCAAGGGCCAGATATCCTGCTACACCATGATTCCGTGGAACATGAAAGTCCGTTATCTGGATGAAGCTACCGGGAAATACAAGTTCCTGGACCTCAAGCCGAACGACCCTTCCTACGAAGCCATCTGGGGGCCTTTCCTGGCGGATTTCCGCAAGCACGTCAAGAGCAAGGGATGGCTGGACAAGACCTGCATCGGGCTGGATGAACGGCCGGATGCCATGGTAAAGGCGGCCAAGAACGTGCTGGACAAGTACGCTCCGGAATTCAAGATCGTCTCCGCCGTCAACCGGCCTACCGCCTTGACCCGGGATGTGTATGACGTCTCTCCCGTGATCGACCATGCGGATACGGTCACAGGCGATTTGCTGGCGCAGCGCAAGAAGGAGGGGAAGAAGACGACGTTTTACGTTTGCGTCCATCCCAAAAAGCCTAACACCTTCACCGTCTCCCCGCTGGCGGAGGCGGAATGGCTGCCCCTCTTTGCCGCCGCCAACCACCTGGACGGCTTTCTGAGGTGGGCCTACAACTCCTGGAACCGTAATCCGTTTGAAAAGACGGACTTCGGCAATTGGCCCGCGGGAGACTGCTATCTGGTTTATCCCGGCAACCTTAGTTCCCTGCGGTTTGAAAAACTCCGCGATGGGCTGGAAGAGTTTGAAAAGGTCAATATCCTGCGCGCCCGCGCCGCGAAGAATCCGAAGGCGAAAGCCGCCGTGGGCCGCATGGATGAAGAACTTTCCAAACTCTTCACCGTGGAAAGAAGCCGCGGCGATTCCCATGAGGACGACGTGCGCAAGGCCCGTGAAATCATCCGTAAAACGACGGAAGCCACTAGATGA